A genomic window from Oceanobacillus timonensis includes:
- a CDS encoding quinate/shikimate dehydrogenase (YdiB; quinate/shikimate dehydrogenase from Escherichia coli uses both NAD and NAD(P) to convert quinate and shikimate to 3-dehydroquinate and 3-dehydroshikimate), with protein MDTMTADFEKNLEKIDGYTKLVGLLATPIGHSLSPRMHNLGYTLKDLNYAYLAFEVGNDELEKAVEGMKAIGAIGFNISMPNKMEVIQYLDEVDEGAKHAGAVNTVVNKNGKLKGYNTDGLGYVSNLLEHGVELKGQKVTLVGSGGVATPITTQLVQSGIREISVFARDDKFFSNAEENVKYINEEMQEYQVKANILPLEDKDAFRREVAESLVLANATSLGMKPHDDLSIIDDTLDVLRDDLVVTDVVYNPQRSKLLQQAEEGGSTAINGLGMMLWQGALAFEKFTGEEMPREKIKKIMF; from the coding sequence ATGGATACGATGACAGCAGATTTTGAAAAAAACTTGGAAAAAATAGATGGTTACACGAAATTGGTCGGGCTTCTCGCTACACCAATCGGGCACAGCTTATCCCCGCGCATGCACAACCTAGGCTACACGCTGAAAGATTTAAATTATGCATATCTTGCATTTGAAGTAGGCAACGATGAATTAGAGAAGGCTGTAGAGGGTATGAAAGCCATAGGAGCCATTGGATTTAACATATCGATGCCGAACAAAATGGAAGTGATTCAATACTTGGATGAGGTAGATGAAGGTGCAAAACATGCCGGTGCTGTCAATACAGTCGTAAACAAAAACGGTAAGCTGAAAGGCTATAACACAGATGGGCTTGGTTATGTATCCAATTTGCTGGAACACGGCGTTGAACTTAAAGGACAAAAAGTGACTTTAGTTGGTTCTGGCGGGGTTGCTACACCAATTACCACGCAGCTTGTTCAATCAGGTATTCGCGAAATTAGTGTTTTCGCCCGTGATGATAAATTTTTCAGCAACGCAGAAGAAAATGTGAAATATATCAATGAAGAGATGCAGGAATATCAAGTGAAAGCAAATATTTTACCGCTTGAAGATAAAGATGCATTTCGTCGTGAAGTTGCTGAAAGTCTCGTTCTTGCCAACGCTACAAGCCTTGGTATGAAACCCCATGATGATCTAAGCATTATCGACGATACGTTAGATGTGCTTCGTGATGATTTGGTTGTTACGGATGTCGTATACAACCCACAACGTTCCAAACTGCTGCAACAAGCAGAAGAAGGCGGCAGTACAGCGATTAATGGTCTTGGCATGATGCTTTGGCAGGGAGCGCTTGCGTTCGAAAAATTCACGGGAGAAGAAATGCCTCGTGAAAAAATTAAAAAAATCATGTTTTAA